A genomic window from Labrus bergylta chromosome 7, fLabBer1.1, whole genome shotgun sequence includes:
- the dnai4 gene encoding dynein axonemal intermediate chain 4 isoform X1 yields MYTQAESKKKASRVLNSSSRGMTSSVSGMHKVGMTSRNKWSFTGSLTRKGSILAGHRSSKLSIVDDRSEVPRAVQVLDDEGNDVTPLPLYQEEPGDKLKQGKFILEEVFSSLRSDHLKSSSTFNLPNASSYMGSSPTSSMRASMTKESEDSVLDIPTLPPAPWEVPRKRENVEQQVTEEMLDEVVDVLLHETDTITLLDMPNNSVSEDAEEAEAIEKQNIQYAELCKNRLGNDKYVDRSTQTFSEAPKHKQNQCDQIVTLDEGTMATVWDIYDSFCEKEETPESEVADFPDCAVSSSQERKDDKSSSSSTVITGSTASSLFEKESCRSSLNAEPDPQVITMSESFQHSLLVLERSVMLNLFQPKLAAYRQLPILEDPDSTEKPTAEEQRKECEESSSSPTLEALWSFSCELTRGCNITTMALNKENPDLLAVGYGDFVSFSQKPGFICCWSLKNPSWPERVFHCHSSVTSLDFSAKNSGQLAVGMYDGTVAIYNVTCLNNMACIASSSECSKRHLHPVWQVRCIKQEMNLSGQGSVENVVSVSTDSRVSKWLLSSNALDCIDLKKLKRTQNVRKTEESVLPAMTPGLSIDFHPNDSSVYLVGTYEGHIHKCSISDSQHSVGTYKKHICPVTHIEWSPFTPDVFLSCSTDWSIQLWRQDLSSPVLSFTSTQTAVKIVRWSPRWSTVFAAVKAEQLELWDLNSNILNPIVVHQAKPGVRFTFLLFARGTDCLLVGDSDGQVTVYQIKNLCMDEGKQVDLNRPMLSSTYYTSSTPKHIKYINE; encoded by the exons ATGTACACCCAAGCGGAGAGCAAGAAGAAAGCCAGTCGTGTGCTTAACTC GTCTTCACGAGGGATGACCAGTTCTGTTTCAGGCATGCATAAGGTCGGTATGACTTCAAGAAACAAATGGAGCTTCACAGGTTCACTGACCCGCAAAGGATCCATCCTGGCCGGTCACAGAAGCAGCAAACTGAGCATCGTGGATGACAGGAGTGAAGTCCCCAGAGCTGTTCAG GTCCTGGATGACGAAGGCAATGATGTCACTCCTCTGCCCCTGTATCAAGAAGAGCCAGGAGACAAGCTCAAGCAAGGCAAATTCATCCTGGAAGAAGTATTTTCCAGTTTAAGATCTGACCACTTAAAATCCTCTTCCACCTTCAATCTGCCCAATGCCAG ctcGTACATGGGAAGCAGCCCAACATCAAGCATGAGAGCATCAATGACCAAGGAGAGTGAGGATAGTGTTCTAGACATACCGACCCTACCTCCAGCTCCATGGG AGGTCccaagaaaaagagaaaatgtggaACAACAGGTGACAGAAGAGATGCTGGATGAGGTAGTAGACGTATTGCTCCATGAGACAGACACCATTACCCTGCTGGACATGCCCAACAACTCTGTGTCAGAGGATGCTGAGGAAGCAGAGGCCATTGA aaaacaaaacattcagtaTGCCGAACTTTGCAAGAACAGATTGGGAAACGATAAGTATGTGGACCGATCAACACAGACATTCAGCGAAgcaccaaaacacaaacagaaccaGTGTGACCAGATAGTCACCCTGGATGAAG GCACGATGGCAACTGTCTGGGACATCTATGACTCTTTCTGTGAGAAAGAAGAAACACCTGAAAGTGAAGTGGCTGACTTCCCTGATTGTGCTGTGAGTAGCAGTCAGGAGAGGAAAGATGacaagagcagcagcagcagcacagtcaTCACAG GTAGTACCGCTAGCTCACTGTTTGAGAAGGAATCATGCAGGAGTAGTTTAAATGCAGAGCCCGACCCACAAGTGATCACGATGTCCGAGTCATTCCAACACAGCTTATTAGTGTTGGAGAGGAGTGTCATGCTAAACCTCTTCCAACCCAAGCTGGCTGCTTATAGACAGCTTCCCATACTAGAAG ATCCTGACAGCACAGAGAAGCCTACAGCTGAGGAACAGAGAAAGGAGTGCGAGGAGAGCTCTTCATCGCCAACTCTAGAAGCTCTTTGGTCTTTCAGCTGTGAGCTCACCAGAGGGTGCAACATAACAACCATGGCCTTGAACAAGGAGAACCCG GATCTCCTGGCTGTGGGCTATGGTGACTTTGTTTCCTTTAGCCAGAAACCAGGTTTTATCTGCTGCTGGTCCCTCAAAAATCCTTCG TGGCCCGAGCGTGTCTTCCACTGTCATAGTAGCGTGACGTCCCTGGATTTCTCAGCCAAAAACTCTGGTCAGCTAGCTGTGGGGATGTATGATGGCACAGTGGCCATCTATAATGTCACATGTCTGAACAACATGGCATGTATTGCCAGCAGCAG TGAGTGCTCTAAAAGGCACCTGCACCCAGTGTGGCAGGTGAGGTGCATCAAACAAGAGATGAATCTGTCAGGACAGGGAAGTGTAGAAaatgtcgtctctgtgtcgacAGACAGCAGGGTCTCCAAGTGGCTCCTCAGCAGCAACGCTCTCGACTGCATAG ACCTGAAGAAGCTAAAAAGAACTCAAAATGTGAGGAAGACGGAAGAAAGTGTTTTGCCTGCAATGACTCCTGGTCTGAGTATTGACTTCCACCCAAAT GATTCCAGTGTCTATCTGGTGGGCACGTATGAGGGACACATCCACAAGTGCTCCATCTCAGACAGTCAGCATTCTGTTGGTACttacaaaaaacacatt TGCCCTGTGACCCACATTGAATGGTCTCCATTTACTCCCGATGTGTTCCTGAGCTGCTCCACTGACTGGAGCATCCAGCTGTGGAGGCAGGACCTCTCCTCCCCTGTGCTGAGCTTCACATCCACTCAGACGGCCGTCAAAATTGTTAGATGGTCTCCACGCTGGTCCACAGTATTTGCAGCCGTCAAAGCAGAACAGCTGGAGCTCTGGGACCTGAATTCAAACAT ACTGAACCCAATCGTAGTGCACCAAGCTAAACCTGGTGTGAGGTTTACGTTCCTGCTGTTTGCCAGAGGGACAGACTGTCTGTTGGTGGGGGACAGTGATGGGCAGGTGACCGTCTACCAGATCAAAAACCTCTGCATGGACGAAGGCAAGCAGGTAGATTTGAACCGGCCTATGTTATCTTCTACTTATTATACGTCTTCTACTCCCAAACACATAAAATACATCAACGAATAG
- the dnai4 gene encoding dynein axonemal intermediate chain 4 isoform X2, protein MYTQAESKKKASRVLNSSSRGMTSSVSGMHKVGMTSRNKWSFTGSLTRKGSILAGHRSSKLSIVDDRSEVPRAVQVLDDEGNDVTPLPLYQEEPGDKLKQGKFILEEVFSSLRSDHLKSSSTFNLPNASSYMGSSPTSSMRASMTKESEDSVLDIPTLPPAPWEVPRKRENVEQQVTEEMLDEVVDVLLHETDTITLLDMPNNSVSEDAEEAEAIEKQNIQYAELCKNRLGNDKYVDRSTQTFSEAPKHKQNQCDQIVTLDEGTMATVWDIYDSFCEKEETPESEVADFPDCAVSSSQERKDDKSSSSSTVITGSTASSLFEKESCRSSLNAEPDPQVITMSESFQHSLLVLERSVMLNLFQPKLAAYRQLPILEDPDSTEKPTAEEQRKECEESSSSPTLEALWSFSCELTRGCNITTMALNKENPDLLAVGYGDFVSFSQKPGFICCWSLKNPSWPERVFHCHSSVTSLDFSAKNSGQLAVGMYDGTVAIYNVTCLNNMACIASSSECSKRHLHPVWQVRCIKQEMNLSGQGSVENVVSVSTDSRVSKWLLSSNALDCIDLKKLKRTQNVRKTEESVLPAMTPGLSIDFHPNDSSVYLVGTYEGHIHKCSISDSQHSVGTYKKHICPVTHIEWSPFTPDVFLSCSTDWSIQLWRQDLSSPVLSFTSTQTAVKIVRWSPRWSTVFAAVKAEQLELWDLNSNILNPIVVHQAKPGVRFTFLLFARGTDCLLVGDSDGQVTVYQIKNLCMDEGKQVDSLENIVCSVVSRQIQTTQT, encoded by the exons ATGTACACCCAAGCGGAGAGCAAGAAGAAAGCCAGTCGTGTGCTTAACTC GTCTTCACGAGGGATGACCAGTTCTGTTTCAGGCATGCATAAGGTCGGTATGACTTCAAGAAACAAATGGAGCTTCACAGGTTCACTGACCCGCAAAGGATCCATCCTGGCCGGTCACAGAAGCAGCAAACTGAGCATCGTGGATGACAGGAGTGAAGTCCCCAGAGCTGTTCAG GTCCTGGATGACGAAGGCAATGATGTCACTCCTCTGCCCCTGTATCAAGAAGAGCCAGGAGACAAGCTCAAGCAAGGCAAATTCATCCTGGAAGAAGTATTTTCCAGTTTAAGATCTGACCACTTAAAATCCTCTTCCACCTTCAATCTGCCCAATGCCAG ctcGTACATGGGAAGCAGCCCAACATCAAGCATGAGAGCATCAATGACCAAGGAGAGTGAGGATAGTGTTCTAGACATACCGACCCTACCTCCAGCTCCATGGG AGGTCccaagaaaaagagaaaatgtggaACAACAGGTGACAGAAGAGATGCTGGATGAGGTAGTAGACGTATTGCTCCATGAGACAGACACCATTACCCTGCTGGACATGCCCAACAACTCTGTGTCAGAGGATGCTGAGGAAGCAGAGGCCATTGA aaaacaaaacattcagtaTGCCGAACTTTGCAAGAACAGATTGGGAAACGATAAGTATGTGGACCGATCAACACAGACATTCAGCGAAgcaccaaaacacaaacagaaccaGTGTGACCAGATAGTCACCCTGGATGAAG GCACGATGGCAACTGTCTGGGACATCTATGACTCTTTCTGTGAGAAAGAAGAAACACCTGAAAGTGAAGTGGCTGACTTCCCTGATTGTGCTGTGAGTAGCAGTCAGGAGAGGAAAGATGacaagagcagcagcagcagcacagtcaTCACAG GTAGTACCGCTAGCTCACTGTTTGAGAAGGAATCATGCAGGAGTAGTTTAAATGCAGAGCCCGACCCACAAGTGATCACGATGTCCGAGTCATTCCAACACAGCTTATTAGTGTTGGAGAGGAGTGTCATGCTAAACCTCTTCCAACCCAAGCTGGCTGCTTATAGACAGCTTCCCATACTAGAAG ATCCTGACAGCACAGAGAAGCCTACAGCTGAGGAACAGAGAAAGGAGTGCGAGGAGAGCTCTTCATCGCCAACTCTAGAAGCTCTTTGGTCTTTCAGCTGTGAGCTCACCAGAGGGTGCAACATAACAACCATGGCCTTGAACAAGGAGAACCCG GATCTCCTGGCTGTGGGCTATGGTGACTTTGTTTCCTTTAGCCAGAAACCAGGTTTTATCTGCTGCTGGTCCCTCAAAAATCCTTCG TGGCCCGAGCGTGTCTTCCACTGTCATAGTAGCGTGACGTCCCTGGATTTCTCAGCCAAAAACTCTGGTCAGCTAGCTGTGGGGATGTATGATGGCACAGTGGCCATCTATAATGTCACATGTCTGAACAACATGGCATGTATTGCCAGCAGCAG TGAGTGCTCTAAAAGGCACCTGCACCCAGTGTGGCAGGTGAGGTGCATCAAACAAGAGATGAATCTGTCAGGACAGGGAAGTGTAGAAaatgtcgtctctgtgtcgacAGACAGCAGGGTCTCCAAGTGGCTCCTCAGCAGCAACGCTCTCGACTGCATAG ACCTGAAGAAGCTAAAAAGAACTCAAAATGTGAGGAAGACGGAAGAAAGTGTTTTGCCTGCAATGACTCCTGGTCTGAGTATTGACTTCCACCCAAAT GATTCCAGTGTCTATCTGGTGGGCACGTATGAGGGACACATCCACAAGTGCTCCATCTCAGACAGTCAGCATTCTGTTGGTACttacaaaaaacacatt TGCCCTGTGACCCACATTGAATGGTCTCCATTTACTCCCGATGTGTTCCTGAGCTGCTCCACTGACTGGAGCATCCAGCTGTGGAGGCAGGACCTCTCCTCCCCTGTGCTGAGCTTCACATCCACTCAGACGGCCGTCAAAATTGTTAGATGGTCTCCACGCTGGTCCACAGTATTTGCAGCCGTCAAAGCAGAACAGCTGGAGCTCTGGGACCTGAATTCAAACAT ACTGAACCCAATCGTAGTGCACCAAGCTAAACCTGGTGTGAGGTTTACGTTCCTGCTGTTTGCCAGAGGGACAGACTGTCTGTTGGTGGGGGACAGTGATGGGCAGGTGACCGTCTACCAGATCAAAAACCTCTGCATGGACGAAGGCAAGCAG GTGGACAGTTTGGAAAACATTGTTTGCTCTGTGGTCTCCAGGCAGATTCAGACTACACAAACCTAA